DNA from Thioclava sp. GXIMD2076:
TCCTATTTCACCGATATGATGGAAATCCTCGGCGTCTATCCGGCAGATCCGATCCGTCAGGAAATCTGCGGCTAAGCGGCCGCACGGAGCCCAATGCGGGCAGCTAGGGCCCGTAGATCACGCCTGACCCGATGCCTCGTAGCGGGCCGAGATCTCCTTGGCCTGCTTCGATATGCGGTCGGCGAATTTGCGGTCGAGACTAGAGCGGCCAAGCTTTGCCGATTGCAGCATGAGCCGCGCGCCCAGCGTGCGCGGACGTATATCCAGCCCGACCTGCAACCGCGTGCGGGTGCGCGACAGCGCGGTCAGCAGGATCACCGTCTCGATCAGGAAGCTCGACGATTCGCCTGAAAGCCCCACCGCCTCCGGACGCTCGAACCGCGTGACCTCCGCAGTCAGCTTGCGCATCTTGCCCCGCAGGCGGAAAGCGATCTCCCAGCTTGCGCCTTTGCCCGCGCCTTCCAGCTGGTCGGTGCGGTGAAGTTTCACACCACGCTCGCGGGCAACCTCTTCAATAGCATCGAAGCGGCTGAGCTCGTCGAAGACAAACTCAACAGGGACAGGCATATCTTCTCTGGTCGAGAATTTCATCCGGCACTCCTTGGCACATGCCAACTGAAAAGATCACGGCGATCATGACGTTAGGTCTGATCTAGACGCCATTCACAGACGGTCTGCAAGCCATTCCCGCATTAACCAACCTGCAATGGCACCGCGACGTGGCGCGCGTATCACGCTATCGCGCCCCGCCAGCACCTGCAACAGCCGCTCGCGACTGATCCAGAGTGCATCCTCGATCTCGATCGGGTCCGTCACGATCTCGCGGCTGAGCGCCTCGGCATGGCACCCCATCATCAGCGAGGCCGGAAAGGGCCAAGGCTGCGAGGCCACGGGCCGGACGGGGCCAACGCTTACCGAGGTTTCCTCGAAGACTTCGCGACGCACGGCGGCCTCGACCGTCTCGCCGGGTTCCATGAAGCCCGCGAGACAGGAATACATCCCCTCCGGCCAATTGGGGTTACGCCCCAGCAGCAGGTCGTTGCCGTGGGTCACCAGCATGATGACACAGGGATCTGTGCGCGGGAAATGCGCGGCCCCGCAGGACGGACATTGCCGCTGCCAGCCCGATTGCACCGGTTCGGATCTCTGGCCGCAGCTGGCGCAGAACCCGTGGCTGCGGTGCCAGCCGAGCACCCCGCGCGCCGTGGCCGACAGCTCGGCCTCGAGCGGGGTCAGATCCGTCATCACCTCGCGCAGATCGCGGAAACCATGACCCTCGGGGGCGGAGATGTCGGGCGGAAGATCCCGCGCGACGATCATCTTTCCCTCGACCTGCCCCAAGAGCACCTGCGTGCCCGCCTGCCCCGAAAAAAACGGCGCGGAAGCCGGCAGAAGCCCCAGAACGGGCGTTGCCTCGTGATCGCCGCAGCACAGGATTTGCCCCTGCGCCACCGCCAGAACCCACGCATCCGCCAGATCGGGCATCTCACGCGAAAGCCCGGCACGGTCCAGCCCGCCCCCCGCAAAGGCCAGCCCTGTCCGACGGTCGTGGAAAAACGGTCCTTGCGATGGAAGGATTCGGCCAGAAGCAGCAGATGACATGAAGGGAGACCCCGATTTTAAGTCTGGTTACGCAATACGCTTGCTTAGTGTTACGAATTTAGGCCTTAATCGTCAAAAGAGTATAGCTTTTCCCTCCGTGACCTGATGTCACAAATACACCTTAGGGTTGAGCGTGGTTAATATGGTATGAGTGACAAAAGGCGATCTTGGATCGCCCGTTCGAGAGGAATGCGATGCCCGTGCCCACGCAGCAGCCGCATAACGGCCAAGTGACAACCCTGCGTCTGCGCCTTCTGGCAACGACGGATCTGCACGGGCATGTGCGGGGCTATGACCTGTTTTCCGACCGTGAGGATACCAGCTGCGGGCTCGCGCGGGTGGCAACCCTGATCGACGCCGCCCGCGCCGACTGTCCGAACACTTTGTTGTTCGACAATGGAGACTTCCTGCAAGGAACGCCGCTGACCGAATACTGGGCGCGCAACCGCACCGGGCGTCCCGCCGCGCCCCATCCGGTGATCGAGGCGATGAATGCGTTGGGCTATGATGCGGTAGCGCTGGGAAATCACGAATTCAATTACGGTCTGGAATTCCTTCTCGAAAGCCTGTCGGACGCGCGTTTCCCCTGCCTTGCGGCCAATGCCCTGACCGCGCAGGGGGCGCCGCTGACCCAATCCCATACGATCATCGAGCGGGCGCTGACCGATGAGGCGGGCACGGTCCATATGCTTCGGATCGGGGTCTTTGGCGTGTTACCGCCGCAATTCATCCTGTGGGACAGTGCGTTTCTGGCCGGCCGACTGCAAAGCCGTGCCATTGTCGATACCGCCAGAGACGAGATCGCGACACTCAAGGCGCAGGGCTGCGATCTGGTCGTCGCGCTTGCCCATACCGGCATCGACCCCGATGCGCGCGAGGACGATCCCCATGCCGAGCATGTCGCGACCCTTCTGGCCCGCCTCGAGGGGCTGGATGCGCTTGTTGCCGGCCATGACCACATCACTTTCCCCGGCCCTGACGTGCCCGCGCGGGACTGGATCGACCCCGAGCACGGCGTCCTGCATGGCGTGCCAACCGTCACGCCCGGCCATTTCGGCAGCCATCTGGGGCAGATCGACCTGACATTACATCACGATGCTCAGGGGTGGCAGGTGGCCCGCGCGCAGGTGCAGGCCATCCCTGTCCGCCAGACGCCCAGCGTGCCCGAGGCGCCGAGAATCGTGGCCTGCACGGCACAGGCCCATGACGAGGTGCAGCGCCATAGCCGGCAGCGTATCGCGCGGCTCGATGTACCGCTGCACAGCTATTTCTCGCTGGCCGCGCCCGATGCCGCCCTGACCTTCGTGGCCCATGCCCAGCGCGAGCATGTGCGAACCCTGCTGGAAGGCCGGATCGAAGGGGAATTACCCCTGCTTTCGGCTGTAGCCCCTTGCAAATCGGGCGGGAGATCAGGGACGGAATATTATCTCGATCTGAAACCCGGCCCGCTCAGTATCCGCAATCTCAGCGAGATCTATCTATTCCCCAATATCGTCACTGCCGTCATCATCGACGGTGCCGGGCTGAAGAGCTGGCTCGAGCGGGCCGCCATCGTTTTCGAGACAATCCCCGCTGGCTCGCAGGGCCAGACACTGATCCGCCCCAGCGTCCCCGCCTATAATTTCGACGTCATGCTGGGCCTGACCTACGAGATCGACATCTCGGCCCCGCCTGCCTTTGATCTGCAAGGGGCAGCGACAGGCGAGGGGCACGGGCGTATCCGCGATATGCGCCATCAGGGGCGACCCGTCGAGGATACCCAGAAATTCGTCGTGGCGACCAATAACTACCGCTCTGCCTTCGCGGGTCAGTTTACGGGGCTTGAGGCGCTGCGGATCGATCTGGGGCCGGATGTCGCCTCCCGCGACATGCTGATCGAGGCCGCGCGCCGTTGGGAAACCGTGCATCCCCAGCCCGAGCCGATCTGGCAGTTCAGGGATCAGCCCGATACCTACGCCCGCCTTATCACCGGCGCCGGCGCGCTGGCCTATACCGCCCAGATGGGCAGGTTCGGGCTTTCGGTCGAGGAGCATTGCGAGGACGGAACCGTCACTCTGTGCAAACAGCTTTTCGAAGAGGTCCGCCGCAGCGGCACACTGGGCTGAACCGCGCGATGGCTACCGTGTGTCGCGGCAATGCGCGCGGAAGGCGCGCTTGAGCAGATCCAGCTCTGCCTGCAACCGGTCGACCTGCGCAACCAGTTCCTGTGCGACCGGCGCGCCCGCCAGAAGGGGCAACCGCGCGACCACTTCGCCCGAGTGTTCCGCCAGCAGGAGGGTCTGGGCCCCCTCCTCCAGCATCTGCACCGGCAGTGGCTGGCGCAGGCGCCAGCGTCCTTCTCCGAGATCCTCCCATATCCCGTCCTCGAGCACCGTTCCGTGGCAACTGACCTCCAGAACGGGCTGTCCCGGGGCAGACAGCTCGACGATCCATTCACCGGCGCGCAGGCGTGAGAATTCGACAGTCATAGGCGGGGCTCCTTCGGAGAAGAGTTCGGGTCAGAGATCGGCACGCGGATGGCGTAGAAGCGTCATATCACGCAGCGTGATCTTGTTCATTGCGGGCGCCTCGAAGAGCAGATCGATCCACGCTTTCTCGAGCCGCTTCTCGTTGAGTTTGGTATAGGCCAGATCGAACTGGACGACCCCGCCGCCCTCGGGCATCTGGCCCAGAAGCTGGTCATGATTGGGCCCGTGCTGGATGTTGAAACGGCAATAGACAGGACGGGGCTCTTCCATCTCTATATCGAGATCGAGCTCGACCAGATGATGCAGCCGGAAGCCGGAAACCGCATCCTGGGGTAGATCGAGCACCAGCGAGAGGAAACTGCCATGGAAGCCGAACACCTCCAGCTCGATGCCGAAAGGCGTGGCGCTTGCGCCGGTATTGCGGATCTGGCGCAGGCTTATCTCCTGCGACGGGCAGTCATGGAACAGCTTTATCCCCTCGCCGAGCAGACTGCCCGAGGCGGCCCCCGCCAGCTGGTCCGGCGCGACCGGCAGGGTCATAACCGGTGGCCGCCATGCCCAGTCACACCCCAAGGGCCGTTCGATCGTCTCGCTGCGCGCGAAACGCGCCGCCCGCTCGCAGGAAATCGTATGACACAGGGCCTCCCCCGTGCGCGTCAGCTCGGTGACCTCGCGCCAGAGCTCAGACAGATCGCCCGCACCCCGCAACCGTGCTGCTTTCTGCGCCCTCTCCCAGCGCCGCTGCATCCGCCTGAATGCCAGCCGGTCCATCAGACCGCTCTGTCTTTGCGCCATTTTCCGCCCCGCTTCCCCGACTTGCGCCCCGTCACTATCAGACCAAGCAGACAAGTTGCGTTACGTCAAGACTGCGCGATCAGAAGCCCCTGAGGTTATTTCGTATTTCATCTGCCGTAAGATATGGCGGCACGGCTTCCTGACCAGAACCGCCGGAGGCGAGTTATTCCGCGAGCTGCGGCCTGATCCAGACCGGTTACGGCAGGGACCGGTTAGCGCGCAGCCGTTATTGCGCGGGCTGAGCCTGTCGGGCCAGATGCGCCTTCGTTGCCGCAGCGGACCGCCCTACGAAATCCTTGAGCAGCTTCAGCTGCTGCGCATCGCTCATCGGCTGGGTGTTCAGCGGCATGACCGACAGCGCGGTCAGATGCCCCTCCAGCGAGGTCACCCCGCGCCAGTATTCCGCCGAAACGGGAAATTCCTCGGCCAGCGAACGGTCACGCACCTTCAGCAGAAGGATATCTCCCGAGCTCTGCGATTTCAGGATATCGACATCATCGCTGCGCCCCGAGCGAGCAATGGCCGCCTGCCCTGCCGCCGAACGGAAGAAGGCCTCGATCATCGGAAAACGGCTCTTGAGCGTTCCGGTCATCTTGGGCCCGACCGTGGCCGACAGCATCGCCGGATGCGGAGCGCCCTGCCGCGTCGCATCGTCGGTGACCGCCGCACAGTCCCCAAAGAGTATCACGTTATTCTCGGTCTGGCCGGGATTGCCCTCCCCCGCCACGCAATAGCCTGCAGGCGCACTCAGGACCGTATCGCCCGCGATCACGGTGCCCGTGGCCCGCCCGCCCGTCGTGGTCTGGCAACCGGCCAGTGCGAGCGCCGATACCAGAACGGCCACGCCCAGTTTTACCTGCAAGATCGACATTCCGGTCACCCTTTCCTCAGCGCGTCAAGTTGCCTCAAGGCTTAGGAGGTCGCACCTTAAAGGGCAAGCGACCCCGCAATTCTGTGATCGTTCCCGCGGTCAAAGCGGCAGCCTATCCGCCAGTTCCTGCCGATCAGGCGAAGTCCGCGAGGCTATAGCCCTGCACATAGAGAAGCGCCGTCAGATCACCATGGTTGATACGGATATCGCATTGCGCGGCCACAGAGGGCTTGGCGTGCAGCGCCACACCGGCACCGGCAATGGTCAGCATCCCCAGATCATTGGCCCCGTCGCCCACGGCCATCACCTGATCGGCAGACAGGCCCAAACGCTCGGAGATCTCGTGGAAGGCCTGCACCTTGGCCTCACGCCCCAGAATAGGCAGGCCCGGCTTGCCGGTCAGTTTGCCATTCTCGACCAGCAGGGTATTGGCACGGTTCTCGTCAAAGCCAAGGGTCGCCGCGATATGGCGGGTGAAGGCCGTGAAGCCCCCCGAAACCAACGCGCAATAGGCGCCATCGCGTTTCATGGTGGCCAAGAGTTCCGGACCACCCGGCATCAGGGTGATCCGGGTGTCGATAACCTCCCTGATCACCGTCTCAGGCAAGCCCGCCAGCAGGCCCACGCGCTCGGTCAGCGCGCCCTCGAAATCCAGCTCGCCATTCATCGCCTTGGCGGTGATCTCTTTCACGCGGCTGCCCACGCCCGCCACATCGGCCAGCTCGTCAATACATTCCTGCTGGATCATGGTGCTGTCCATATCGGCCAGCAGCATCTTCTTCCTGCGGCCTTCGGAAGGCACGACCACCAGATCGATCTGCAGCGCCTGCAGGTCCTCCCAGACCGTCCAGCGGTTATCTGGGATCGTCTCGATCGGGAATTCTGCCGCGATTCCCTCGGCAAGCCATGTGATCTCGCCGCCACCCCAAGCATTGCGCAGCGCCACAACGGTGGTGTCATCGAGTTTAGGGGTGGTCGGGCTGGCCAGCAGAAGGGCTACATACATGCGCAAGATCTCCGGATCATGAGGTTGCCCGCGATATAGCGCGAAAGCCCCGCCCGTTTCCAGCCCGCCCGTTTGCGGCCCACCCGTTTGCGGCCAGCCCCGCCGCCCCTCATGGCCGAAGACCCCGCAGCGCTTCGGTGTCAGGCCGGACGCTGGTATTTGATGAAGGCCGTCTTCTCGCCGATCCGGTCATAGAGCTGTCGTGCGGTCCTGTTGTCCTCCTGCGTCGTCCAGTAGACAGCAGGCGCGCCACGCGTGTCGGCCAGCCGGTAGACCGCCTCGATCAGGGCACGGCCCGCACCCGACCCGCGCGCCTCCGGCGCGACATAGAGATCCTGTAGATAGCAGACCTCCTCCAGATGCCAGTTATGGGCATGGAAAATCACATGGGCGAGGCCGAGAAGCGCCCCCTCGGACTCGGCTACAAACCCCACCTGCTGCGGCCGCTCCGGATCAAGCATCCGCGCGAAGGACGCCTTGTAGACCTCGTCGGCGCACTGCGCCTGATAGAAGTCCAGATAGCCGCGCCAGAGCACGCGCCACGCCTCCTCGTCTCTGGCCTCGAATGGCCGAATCACCAGTTCCCGCATCCTCTTCTCCCTCTGTGGTCCGGCCTCAGGCTGCGCCGAGCTCCACCATCGTGCAAGGCAGGGCCGGCGGCTCCGGTCGCCCCCTCCTGCCCCCACCGGATAGACAGGCTGCGGGGCTGTAGGCGCTAACATCCCTGCACCCCGCGCACCCCTGCCATGCAGATGTCGCAAAACCACTCTAATCCTTCGCATTGAGACAAAATTCCTGTTGCAAGGGCGAGTGCACAGGCGTAGAGGCGACAGCGGGACACCCCTCCCCAACGAGGGGCGTTTATCTGAGAGGATACCAGATATGGCTATTGAAGCTCCGGCCACGCGGCCGGCTAATCCGCGTTTTTCTTCGGGCCCCTGCACGAAGATCCCCGGTTTCTCCCTCGACATGCTTGCCGACGCGCCTCTGGGCCGTTCGCACCGCGCAGCTGTTGGCAAGGCCAAGCTGAAAGAGGCGATCGAAACCACTCGTGAAATTCTGGGCGTGCCTGCCGATTACAAGATCGGTATCGTTCCGGCATCGGATACCGGCGCTGTCGAAATGGCGCTGTGGTCGCTTCTGGGCGAGCGCAAGGTTACCATGTGCGCATGGGAAAGCTTTGGCGCAGGCTGGGTCACCGATGTCGTGAAACAGCTGAAGCTCGACGCAGAGACGAAGACCGCCGATTACGGTGACATCGTCGATTTCGCGACCGTCGATTTCAACACCGATGTCGTCTTCACCTGGAACGGCACCACCTCCGGCGTGCGCGTGGCCAATGGCGACGCGATCCCCGCCGACCGCGAGGGCCTGACCATCTGCGACGCGACCTCGGCCGCTTTCGCGATGGACCTGCCCTGGGACAAGCTCGATGTCACCACCTTCTCCTGGCAGAAAGTGCTGGGCGGTGAAGGCGGCCATGGCGTCCTGATCCTGTCGCCCCGCGCGGTTGCCCGCCTCGAGAGCTATACCCCCGCATGGCCGATGCCGAAGATCTTCCGCATGACCAAAGGCGGGAAGCTGATCGAGGGTATCTTCAAGGGCGAGACCATCAACACGCCCTCCATGCTCTGCGTCGAGGACTATATCGTTGCGCTGAACTGGGCCAAGACCATCGGTGGCCTCGAAGGGCTGATCGCCCGCGCCGATGCCAATGCCCAAGTGGTCTGGGACTTCTGCGCGGCCAAACCGTGGATCGCCAACCTCGCCAATAACGCGGCAAACGCTTCCACCACCTCGGTCTGCGTGAAATTCACCGATGACCGTATCAAGGATGGCGCGACCTTCGCCAAAGCCGTTGCAAAACGGCTGGAAGCCGAAGGTGTGGCGCTGGATGCAGGCGCGTATCGCGATGCACCGGCTGGCCTGCGCATCTGGTGTGGCTCGACGGTTGAGAAAGCCGATGTCGAGGCGCTGATGCCCTGGATCGAATACGCGTTCGAAGCCGAGATCGCCGCGCAAGAGTGATCTCTTCTGTGATGTCGTGACGGGCAGCCCCTGCCCGTCCGTTTCCCCAGATACCCCCATATTCAAGGAGCCCGCACATGGCCCCCAAAGTTCTCGTCTCTGACAGCCTGTCCGAAACCGCCGTCCAGATCTTCCGTGACCGTGGCATCGAAGTCGATTTCGAGCCCAAACTCGGCAAGGACAAAGACAAGCTCGCCGAGGTGATCGGCAAATATGACGGCCTCGCTATCCGCTCGGCCACCAAAGTGACCGCGAAACTTCTGGAGCACGCGACCAATCTGAAGGTCGTGGGCCGCGCCGGTATCGGCACCGATAACGTCGACAAGGAAGCGGCGTCGAAAAAAGGCGTGATCGTCATGAACACGCCCTTCGGAAACATGATCACCACCGCCGAGCACGCCATCGCGATGATGTTCGCCGTGGCCCGCCAGATCCCCGAAGCCTCGGCCTCGACCCATGCGGGCAAGTGGGAAAAGTCGAAATTCATGGGTGTCGAGCTTTCGGGCAAGACCCTCGGTGTGATCGGTGCCGGCAATATCGGTGGTATCGTCTGCGACCGTGCACGCGGCCTGAAGATGAAAGTGGTCGCCTATGACCCCTTCCTAGGTGAGGAAAAGGCCGAGAAAATGGGCGTCGAGAAGGTCGAACTCGAAGACCTCCTGAAGCGCGCCGATTTCATCACCCTGCACGTTCCGCTGACCGAGCAGACCAAGAACATCCTCTCGCGCGAGAACCTCGAGA
Protein-coding regions in this window:
- a CDS encoding SRPBCC family protein, whose product is MPVPVEFVFDELSRFDAIEEVARERGVKLHRTDQLEGAGKGASWEIAFRLRGKMRKLTAEVTRFERPEAVGLSGESSSFLIETVILLTALSRTRTRLQVGLDIRPRTLGARLMLQSAKLGRSSLDRKFADRISKQAKEISARYEASGQA
- the nudC gene encoding NAD(+) diphosphatase, with the translated sequence MSSAASGRILPSQGPFFHDRRTGLAFAGGGLDRAGLSREMPDLADAWVLAVAQGQILCCGDHEATPVLGLLPASAPFFSGQAGTQVLLGQVEGKMIVARDLPPDISAPEGHGFRDLREVMTDLTPLEAELSATARGVLGWHRSHGFCASCGQRSEPVQSGWQRQCPSCGAAHFPRTDPCVIMLVTHGNDLLLGRNPNWPEGMYSCLAGFMEPGETVEAAVRREVFEETSVSVGPVRPVASQPWPFPASLMMGCHAEALSREIVTDPIEIEDALWISRERLLQVLAGRDSVIRAPRRGAIAGWLMREWLADRL
- a CDS encoding bifunctional 2',3'-cyclic-nucleotide 2'-phosphodiesterase/3'-nucleotidase, which encodes MPVPTQQPHNGQVTTLRLRLLATTDLHGHVRGYDLFSDREDTSCGLARVATLIDAARADCPNTLLFDNGDFLQGTPLTEYWARNRTGRPAAPHPVIEAMNALGYDAVALGNHEFNYGLEFLLESLSDARFPCLAANALTAQGAPLTQSHTIIERALTDEAGTVHMLRIGVFGVLPPQFILWDSAFLAGRLQSRAIVDTARDEIATLKAQGCDLVVALAHTGIDPDAREDDPHAEHVATLLARLEGLDALVAGHDHITFPGPDVPARDWIDPEHGVLHGVPTVTPGHFGSHLGQIDLTLHHDAQGWQVARAQVQAIPVRQTPSVPEAPRIVACTAQAHDEVQRHSRQRIARLDVPLHSYFSLAAPDAALTFVAHAQREHVRTLLEGRIEGELPLLSAVAPCKSGGRSGTEYYLDLKPGPLSIRNLSEIYLFPNIVTAVIIDGAGLKSWLERAAIVFETIPAGSQGQTLIRPSVPAYNFDVMLGLTYEIDISAPPAFDLQGAATGEGHGRIRDMRHQGRPVEDTQKFVVATNNYRSAFAGQFTGLEALRIDLGPDVASRDMLIEAARRWETVHPQPEPIWQFRDQPDTYARLITGAGALAYTAQMGRFGLSVEEHCEDGTVTLCKQLFEEVRRSGTLG
- a CDS encoding DUF6478 family protein; translation: MAQRQSGLMDRLAFRRMQRRWERAQKAARLRGAGDLSELWREVTELTRTGEALCHTISCERAARFARSETIERPLGCDWAWRPPVMTLPVAPDQLAGAASGSLLGEGIKLFHDCPSQEISLRQIRNTGASATPFGIELEVFGFHGSFLSLVLDLPQDAVSGFRLHHLVELDLDIEMEEPRPVYCRFNIQHGPNHDQLLGQMPEGGGVVQFDLAYTKLNEKRLEKAWIDLLFEAPAMNKITLRDMTLLRHPRADL
- the serB gene encoding phosphoserine phosphatase SerB, producing the protein MYVALLLASPTTPKLDDTTVVALRNAWGGGEITWLAEGIAAEFPIETIPDNRWTVWEDLQALQIDLVVVPSEGRRKKMLLADMDSTMIQQECIDELADVAGVGSRVKEITAKAMNGELDFEGALTERVGLLAGLPETVIREVIDTRITLMPGGPELLATMKRDGAYCALVSGGFTAFTRHIAATLGFDENRANTLLVENGKLTGKPGLPILGREAKVQAFHEISERLGLSADQVMAVGDGANDLGMLTIAGAGVALHAKPSVAAQCDIRINHGDLTALLYVQGYSLADFA
- a CDS encoding GNAT family N-acetyltransferase gives rise to the protein MRELVIRPFEARDEEAWRVLWRGYLDFYQAQCADEVYKASFARMLDPERPQQVGFVAESEGALLGLAHVIFHAHNWHLEEVCYLQDLYVAPEARGSGAGRALIEAVYRLADTRGAPAVYWTTQEDNRTARQLYDRIGEKTAFIKYQRPA
- a CDS encoding phosphoserine transaminase encodes the protein MAIEAPATRPANPRFSSGPCTKIPGFSLDMLADAPLGRSHRAAVGKAKLKEAIETTREILGVPADYKIGIVPASDTGAVEMALWSLLGERKVTMCAWESFGAGWVTDVVKQLKLDAETKTADYGDIVDFATVDFNTDVVFTWNGTTSGVRVANGDAIPADREGLTICDATSAAFAMDLPWDKLDVTTFSWQKVLGGEGGHGVLILSPRAVARLESYTPAWPMPKIFRMTKGGKLIEGIFKGETINTPSMLCVEDYIVALNWAKTIGGLEGLIARADANAQVVWDFCAAKPWIANLANNAANASTTSVCVKFTDDRIKDGATFAKAVAKRLEAEGVALDAGAYRDAPAGLRIWCGSTVEKADVEALMPWIEYAFEAEIAAQE